In Halobacteroides halobius DSM 5150, the genomic window TACTCCTCCATACTATTATCATATTAACGACATTATATCTGTTTTCATATATAAATAAATTAAACAACCTGTTAATTCAATTTATTCATCACAAAAATTTATTTTCCTTGTAAGTTAAGTGTAAAATTTACTTTTATAATCATTAACTACAATAAATCACCAATATTCTCTTTTAATTTCTCTAAAACCTGCCTTTTCACTCGATAATACTGACTACTGGAATAAGGAAATAATCTACTATCATAAATCAAATTATCTCGATTAATTTTACCTTGGAGATATTTAGCCCTAATCAAGGACAATTCCTGGTCCTGGTCTAAAGCATCCAATCCAGCTTCTATTAAACCGATCTTTCTTTCTAACTCTTCCTTCTCCCGGGCCAACTCCTCTTCTAGCTCCCCAGCATACTCTAATTGGATTTCAAGTGCCTCTAATCTACTTTTAAACTGTTTATAGTTAGATAAGTAGTTAATTAACTTATCATACTCTCCCATCTCTAAGCCCCCTTTAAAACAAAAAACACCCCTGTTGAGATAACAAGGGTGTTGTCCAAGTATCTATCCTCTGATTTCCTCTTTATAGTAAGCTAAAATTTTCTCATCTAACTCTTGACTTAGATTATACACTTCATCAGCTAATAGATCATCTGACTGGTCTACTCTTTCTTCCATATCTCTTTTCAATTGCTTGATTTCTTCCTTTAATTCTTCCACTATAATCCCCACTCCACTAAATTTTTATTTTGATTAACATAATATTCTATAAAATATTCATACACCAATAACATTTTGTGCTTATCTTTTGGCATTCCTGCCTAAGATTAAATTTTTTTACAATCTATCAACCAACTTGGACACGACCTGATCTCTTTTTTCTCCTGCTTTCCTTCTCCAGTTATATCCTTTCATCACTACTGATTGGCCACACATCTCCTGGATTCTATCTCTAACATCCTGGCCTAATTTATCCTGCAACCACTCGTAATTATACTTAGCTGTAATAATCATAGTCTTACTCTTCTCATAAACAGCATCTACTAAGCGATAGATAATCCCTCGTTCAAACTCAGTAAAACTATCTGTGGGACGCTTACCCCCAGTTAAATCATTAAGTGCTATTATTTTATTCTCTCCAATTGCTCTTAACATCTCATTCAGTCTACCTTCCCCAATAGCATCTTTTAAATCACTCAATAGCTCTCGGACATTAACCATGACTCCTAGATAATCATCATCCACACACAATTCATTGATTATACTAGCTTGTAATTTAGTCTTACCTTGACTAGGAGGACCTTGTAAATATAGCCCCCAATTATTCTGAATAAATCTATCTATCCTGTTAACTAAGACTAAAGCATGTTGATAGGCCTGCTTATGAGATGTAGCTTTAAACTCAAAATTAGCTAATCTACTCTCTTTAAACCTAGCTGGAATCCTGGCCGATCTAAGTTTTTTCTTGAGCTGTTTATCTTTACTACACCTACACCTGACTACTTTCTGTTGGTCAGGTGGTTGATAGAAACCTTTATCCTGGCAAATCTCACAGTCATATTCTTGCTTAGTAGCAGATCTATTAGTAGTCGGTATATTTCTCTTCCACTTCTTCCTGGCTTCCTCTACTTTTAGCTGGACTTCCTTCTTGACTCCTTCCATCTTCATCCCTCCGGAGCTGTTTCTCTTCCTGATGTTTCCGATCTAGTTTCTTTATATCCTCTAGTGAACTAACTCCAGCTTGCATCCACTTATTAATCAATCCCTTACCTTCCTCGGGATTCAACCCAAAACAGTACTGAAAGGGATCATTTTTGTATCTAGCTCTCTTCATCCCTTCAATTACTACTTCAGTACTTAATTCAGTAGCAGCTTCAGTCAACTTTAATAACTGGGACGGATTAGGAGTTGTAATTCTCCAATATCTCTCAAAAGCATCTCGAATTGCAGTTGGTTCTCCAGAATTAATTTTCTCAACTGAAGCCCCCTTATCTATAGATAAATGATTATTACTCTTTGGGACTTCTTTGGTATTGGTTTGGCCACTTTGTCCACCCCCGGTGGTCATCTTGTCCTCCCCCGGCTGGTCATTCTGTCCACCACCCGACTGTCCATCTTGGCCAGGGGGCTTCTCTTCTTCCTCTGCCATATATCTATCAAGAGATTGATAATTAATAGTATACCACTTAGTCTGGTCATACTTCTTTTGATTAAATTGATCCGAGGAAATAAAAATACCGTCTTCTTCTAACTCATTAAAAGTCCTTCTTACTGTCCGGATACTCCAAAAGTCAAAAAAGTTTTCTTTCCAGTCAGTATAAGTGTTATAAACCCACCAATTCCCCTGATGGAAATACTTATTTCTATCCTTTTCTTTACGCTGTTTAAGCAAATAATGCACCTGTTGGACCACTATTGCTTTATTTAAACCTAACTTTTTGGCTAATCCTTGTTGAATAACTAACGGACTTTCATCTAATAATAAGTTTCCCATCTTACCACCTTTACTCTCTGAATTGTAATCAAGTAACTCCTATGTTACAATAAACTTAACAACAATATTTTTCCTAAGCCACTTGCTGCCCTAAAGCAAGTGGCTTTCTTTATCCTGTCTGATAAACATCTTGAACCTCACTTTGCTTATTACTATCAGCATTTTTATTAATCCATCCTACTAATCTACCCTTTGGAACTAACTTTCTTCTTCCCGCTTTAACAAAGGGAATCTCTTTTTGCTTCATTAACTCATACACCTTAGTAGTACTAATCTTTAAAAATTCAGCTGTCTCTTCTACATTTAACATAGTATCTTCTCTATTATCATCTGGAGTAGATAACTGATCAAGCTTTTGATTCATCTCTTTAAGCTCTGCTAATACTTTCTCCATCACTCCCATTTTACTCCCTCCTCTAATAATTAAACCCAACTTGGATATTATAAAAATATCGGCTAATTTTAATTAACTTCACCTGTATCTTTTATGTTACGATGGTGTAAAAAAAATAGTTCATCTGAGTGCTGAGGAAATACTCTAGAGATCTTTTCTAAAGCAGAAAGTCCTACATTACTACCATCTAGCAGTCTATACAAATGCATCCGGCTTAATTTTATCTCTTCTGCTAATTCAGTTTTAGAATTGATCTCTTGCTGTTGGGCTAAGTCTAATAATAAGTCATCATTAAGTGTTACTTCAATATCTCCTTGAGCTATCTTTACTAATAACTTATTATCTAAGTCCATTTTATCACCTCCTCAGTCCGTAACTATTATGTTACATCACTTATATTGTAACAGTTTGGTTACAATTATGCAACTAAAATAATAAATTTCTTGATTTTTTCCTCTTCGCATATTATTATGTGTATAGTTGTAACATTGATGTTACAACATATAAAGGAGGTATTACTTTGGATTTTGCTGACTTCATTAACGGTTATATGGATAAAAATAATCTGTCTTACAGAAAAATGGGCGAGTTATGTAGTATAAGTCATGCTGAAATAAGTCGATTGGCCAAAGGAAAAGAACCTTCTATCAAAACAATTGATAAAATTTCTCAGGGAACTGAAGTAGCTAGGAATAGATTACTAAAACTTGCTGGCTATTTAGAAGATGATACCGCAGATAAGAACTTAAATCAACAGCTTCCTGAGGAAGTATTAAAGTTATTGGGGGAAGAAGAATTAGACTTTCTTATTGAATTATCTCAAGATGACCAACGACAGATATTATTAAAAGAAAGCAAGAA contains:
- a CDS encoding aspartyl-phosphate phosphatase Spo0E family protein: MEELKEEIKQLKRDMEERVDQSDDLLADEVYNLSQELDEKILAYYKEEIRG
- a CDS encoding ATP-binding protein; its protein translation is MEGVKKEVQLKVEEARKKWKRNIPTTNRSATKQEYDCEICQDKGFYQPPDQQKVVRCRCSKDKQLKKKLRSARIPARFKESRLANFEFKATSHKQAYQHALVLVNRIDRFIQNNWGLYLQGPPSQGKTKLQASIINELCVDDDYLGVMVNVRELLSDLKDAIGEGRLNEMLRAIGENKIIALNDLTGGKRPTDSFTEFERGIIYRLVDAVYEKSKTMIITAKYNYEWLQDKLGQDVRDRIQEMCGQSVVMKGYNWRRKAGEKRDQVVSKLVDRL
- a CDS encoding helix-turn-helix domain-containing protein, producing MGVMEKVLAELKEMNQKLDQLSTPDDNREDTMLNVEETAEFLKISTTKVYELMKQKEIPFVKAGRRKLVPKGRLVGWINKNADSNKQSEVQDVYQTG
- a CDS encoding helix-turn-helix domain-containing protein, coding for MDLDNKLLVKIAQGDIEVTLNDDLLLDLAQQQEINSKTELAEEIKLSRMHLYRLLDGSNVGLSALEKISRVFPQHSDELFFLHHRNIKDTGEVN
- a CDS encoding helix-turn-helix domain-containing protein; amino-acid sequence: MDFADFINGYMDKNNLSYRKMGELCSISHAEISRLAKGKEPSIKTIDKISQGTEVARNRLLKLAGYLEDDTADKNLNQQLPEEVLKLLGEEELDFLIELSQDDQRQILLKESKKLSDEDLAKIIKIIKTFATEDDVPPK